The following are from one region of the Streptomyces tuirus genome:
- a CDS encoding TetR family transcriptional regulator: MRTVDGRVAGRRGQATRQKLLDCLSEMLSSSPYRDVKVIDVARKAGTSPATFYQYFPDVEGAVLEIAEQVATEGAALTELLEGRSWAGKAGWQTAQELVDGFLEFWRKNDAILRVVDLGAAEGDKRFYKLRMKILNSVNNSLADAVAELQAKGRVDKDVNPAAIAGSLVAMLAAVAAHQKGFSSWGVKQAELKPNLALLVHLGVTGRKPAK, encoded by the coding sequence GTGCGTACCGTCGACGGCCGGGTGGCCGGCCGGCGTGGGCAGGCGACCCGGCAGAAGCTGCTCGACTGCCTCAGCGAGATGCTCAGCTCCTCCCCGTACCGGGACGTCAAAGTCATCGATGTCGCCCGGAAAGCGGGCACTTCGCCCGCGACCTTCTACCAGTACTTCCCGGACGTCGAGGGCGCCGTTCTGGAGATCGCCGAGCAAGTGGCCACCGAGGGCGCCGCGTTGACGGAGCTCCTGGAAGGCCGCTCCTGGGCCGGCAAGGCCGGCTGGCAGACGGCACAGGAACTCGTCGACGGCTTCCTGGAGTTCTGGCGCAAGAACGACGCCATCCTGCGGGTCGTCGATCTCGGTGCCGCCGAGGGCGACAAGCGCTTCTACAAACTCCGGATGAAGATCCTCAACTCGGTGAACAACTCCCTGGCGGACGCCGTCGCCGAGCTCCAGGCCAAGGGCAGGGTCGACAAGGACGTGAACCCGGCGGCCATCGCCGGTTCGCTGGTCGCGATGCTCGCGGCCGTCGCCGCCCACCAGAAGGGCTTCTCCTCCTGGGGCGTGAAACAGGCCGAACTGAAGCCGAACCTCGCCCTGTTGGTGCACCTGGGCGTCACCGGCCGGAAGCCGGCGAAATAG
- a CDS encoding nitroreductase family deazaflavin-dependent oxidoreductase, with translation MRGARVVQRVSSTRGFARVAPHVVPALDRAVHRLTRGKVLLSAQLLPGVVLTSTGARSGLPRRTPLACMPEDGGGSWILVGSDFGRPGHPAWSHNLLAHPDADISWKGRDVPVTARLLAGEERAAAWRALLRFWPPYAAYQARVEREIRVFRLVRR, from the coding sequence ATGAGGGGTGCGCGTGTGGTGCAGCGAGTGTCGTCGACCAGGGGCTTCGCCCGCGTGGCACCGCACGTGGTGCCCGCCCTCGACCGTGCCGTCCACCGGCTCACCAGGGGAAAGGTGCTGCTCAGCGCGCAACTGCTCCCGGGGGTCGTGCTGACCTCGACGGGAGCGCGGAGCGGACTGCCCCGCCGTACGCCCCTGGCCTGCATGCCCGAGGACGGCGGGGGCTCCTGGATCCTCGTCGGGTCCGACTTCGGGCGGCCGGGGCACCCCGCCTGGAGTCACAACCTGCTCGCACATCCCGACGCGGATATCAGCTGGAAGGGCCGGGACGTCCCGGTCACGGCCCGGCTGCTGGCGGGGGAGGAGCGGGCGGCGGCCTGGCGGGCGCTGCTGCGGTTCTGGCCGCCGTACGCGGCGTACCAGGCGCGGGTGGAGCGGGAGATCCGGGTGTTCCGGCTCGTGCGGCGGTAG
- a CDS encoding acyl-CoA dehydrogenase family protein translates to MDARFTDEQHEIRRTLRELLGKRCGPDELRAAVGTPAGHDPALWATLAGQLGLPGLALPAAYGGAGCTATELALACEETGRALAPTPLLATAVLAAPLLLALGTDAQCADLLPRIASGALTAALAVPGPALATALALTGLDRHGGWAGGGRAGGVQARRAEGGWQLYGQADQVLDGHSAGLLVVAAHTGGFARSRVLLFLVRGDATGLTRVRQTTLDATRPQGRIQLRHVLAELLGDETVDPLPALARLGDTVAACLAAEAVGAAGRMLERTVEYVGQREQFGRPVGSFQAVKHRLADAYVQVQAARSAAYYAAWAAATTSLTVGGTATVREETAGALALAQALEALRRAAADGIQLHGGIGFTWEHEAHPYFKRAAGDELLFGPVHRLRAHAADAAHVFEEAGP, encoded by the coding sequence ATGGACGCCCGCTTCACCGACGAACAGCACGAGATCCGCCGCACCCTGCGCGAGCTGCTCGGCAAGCGGTGCGGTCCGGACGAGCTGCGGGCCGCCGTCGGCACCCCCGCCGGGCACGACCCCGCCCTGTGGGCCACCCTCGCCGGGCAACTCGGCCTGCCCGGACTGGCCCTCCCCGCGGCCTACGGCGGTGCCGGCTGCACGGCGACCGAACTGGCCCTGGCCTGCGAGGAGACGGGCCGCGCCCTCGCCCCCACCCCGCTGCTCGCCACCGCCGTCCTCGCCGCCCCGCTGCTGCTCGCCCTCGGCACCGACGCCCAGTGCGCCGACCTCCTGCCCCGCATCGCCTCCGGCGCCCTCACCGCCGCCCTCGCCGTACCGGGCCCCGCTCTCGCCACCGCCCTCGCGCTCACCGGCCTCGACCGGCACGGGGGGTGGGCCGGCGGGGGGCGGGCCGGGGGAGTCCAGGCCCGGCGGGCCGAGGGCGGCTGGCAGCTGTACGGGCAGGCCGACCAGGTCCTCGACGGGCACAGCGCCGGGCTGCTCGTGGTCGCGGCGCACACCGGGGGGTTCGCCCGCTCCCGGGTCCTGCTCTTCCTGGTGCGCGGGGACGCCACCGGGCTCACCCGCGTACGGCAGACCACGCTGGACGCCACTCGCCCGCAAGGCCGGATCCAACTGCGTCACGTACTCGCCGAGTTGCTGGGCGACGAGACCGTCGACCCCCTCCCCGCCCTCGCCCGGCTCGGTGACACCGTCGCCGCCTGTCTCGCCGCCGAGGCCGTCGGGGCGGCCGGCCGGATGCTGGAGCGGACCGTCGAGTACGTCGGGCAGCGCGAGCAGTTCGGGCGGCCGGTCGGCTCCTTCCAGGCGGTCAAGCACCGGCTGGCCGACGCGTACGTCCAGGTCCAGGCGGCCCGCTCCGCGGCGTACTACGCGGCCTGGGCGGCCGCCACCACGAGCCTCACCGTTGGCGGGACCGCAACCGTCCGCGAGGAGACGGCCGGCGCTCTCGCTCTCGCCCAGGCGCTCGAAGCGCTGCGCCGCGCCGCCGCCGACGGGATCCAGCTGCACGGCGGCATCGGCTTCACCTGGGAGCACGAGGCTCACCCGTACTTCAAGCGTGCCGCGGGCGACGAGCTGCTGTTCGGGCCGGTGCACCGGCTGCGGGCACACGCGGCCGACGCGGCACACGTCTTCGAGGAGGCCGGCCCATGA